The Acipenser ruthenus chromosome 38, fAciRut3.2 maternal haplotype, whole genome shotgun sequence genomic sequence AGGCCAGGTTCTCTGTGTCTAAACGCAGGTTTGTTGAATGCCTGCAGTCTGTTCTAGAGAGAATAATATTTTTGCAAAATGACCACAGTGACGTTTAAATAACTTTCATAAGGGGTGTATCCCTCCTTCACACAGAAGGAACAACGACACAACTCCGGAAACCAAAACAGGAAGCAGCTGCCACGCTGCAGGAAGCTTGCTCCGACCAGTAATCTTGGGTCATTAATGATTGATTTAAAGGTcacagatgtgtgtttttttgtatttctttatagaAAATACTTATGAGGAGATCAGAAGGTCCAGTTGGGTTGCTCCTATAAATTCTGTCCAGAAaggtaatttattttgttatctaATGCTGTGATTTCTGTAGTATACGGGTTCTCAAAGTGGGGGGGTGGAGTGGATTTGGGGCCATATAAAGGTTTAGttattggtggggggggggggggggaggggtttaGATAGAGAAATTAAATGGCCAAATCAAATAATTCTGCTTAATCCGTAACCTAACCAAGGTAgtggattcataactggttaaaACACAGGAAACATAGCCGGGTGAGTAAATTGAAGTTGGGGCCATGTTCTCTGTGCAGGGTTTGGGGGGCAGTGCTGGGACCCCTGGATACTCAAAGGAATGGTAACTAGATGTTTTAATCTACTGATGTGATTTTCTTACAGGATCTCCAACACAGATTCATCCCACCAGCAGGGTGACTGACCCCCCTCCTCGCATAGTCCCAGGTATAGAAATTTAAGTCAGGCTAAATTCCAATTAACATTACTGTGTCTGTGTGATATGAATTTCTACTGAAATATCCCCAACTGGTTCTCAACAGATCCCTACCAAGTTCTTGGACCAACCATCAGTCGCTTAGCGAACCCAGGTAACACAATAATAGCCTTTTTTTCAGGTCTGCTTGTGCCTCCTCAGAAATGACAACCAGGGAAGGGTGAGATTGTAGAGgcaatgctgtattactgtaacacacacagaaaccattttttgatgaattatttagcagacacttttatccaaggtgacttacagagactagggggtgaactatgcatcaacaactgccgttgcagagtcacttacaataggaccttgtttgttttacgtctcatccgaaggacggagcgcaaggaggttaagtgacttgctcaaggtcacacacagtgggatttgaactggaaacctcctggtatcaagcccttttctttaaccactggaccaccattAACCCTGACGTACATAAATCACAATAATCTGTTGTTCTGAGGAGTGGGGAATGTGTTGCCTGTCTTACCCTACTCACAAGGTCTGCTTTCAGATATCTACATATCCCTGAAACGATCATCGTCCAGTCTTCAAACACATACAGATTGTACTACCCCAAGGGCAGGGGTACAAATTTGGATACCTCATATAGCggcagcaacattaaattctggtgccatgtttaatttttttttgtttttgtattccttagcaaccGTAGATGATgctagtttctcattgggtcgggactactcacatgacccacgcACACtcctccacatacacaggagagaaggttcgtGTCATGTGGGAAGTTGTCAGGGGGACTGGATTAGGGCGGGGTTTGatcatttagcaccagtaggctttCTGGTGCtgaactttcaaaacagtttatcaCCAAGTGTCAAAATGATATGCACCCCTGCCCAGGGGTTATTTCTTCAGGATGACAGCAGAAAGACTGGCTGAGAGGaaaggggcggggcggggcggggccaGTGTGGGGGGCGGGGCATCCGTTATTTGTCTTACTCTCTGCAATGGATGTTATTGTTGTTACTCGGTCTCTAGCgttatattaaaattgttttttaaatatgccacAGGGGCGCTAGGAATCGCTATTCAAAAAATCACTCCCAGATTCCAGGGAGACGATTGAAATGTTCACAAAAGCATTTATTACCGGATTAATCAACAATCTGAGTACAATAGCATTCAATCAAGCAATTACAGTATTACATTACCCATTTCCCCAAGACTATAGTAATCTATATAGTAAATCAAAACTATATTTATACCCAAAAGGATCTATGGAACTGAAATCCTCAGATCTGTGTAAGGGTTAGTGAATAGACCGTTTGACTTTTATGATGACCTATATTGCCTTCTCGAGACTCTGTGCGCCGTGGGACACATAGTACAGTGACACAGGATCCTGTTAATACCGATGAAAGAGGCACTGTAATTGGTTTGTTCAGAAGTATTTCTTGCAGAAGAAACCTTCTGTAGGTTGTTAAAATGTACGTGGAGTGTTTGCACATCTTAAgccaaaatatttacagaatctAACATTTAGAGAATAAACATCAGAAGACAGTATATACATCTATTAGGGCAAGGACAACAGACATAGCCTAATGATTTAGCTTCTGGTTACACATGCTACAACACTATATGTGACACAAACAGTATACCAGGGTTGGTCAGCCCCATTCCTGGAGTGACATTCCGTTTCAATAGCTTCTTTAGAAGGGTTGTGTAATTAaacatcccccccacccccccacccccccccccacttaaTAACCTACATCCTTATTCATAATTCACATTTTCTTAAGGAAAAGAACACAACGAGGAACCTTTTTTTCTTCATAACTTTCACTAGTTGCCCACCAGGTGGTGCCAATGAGCTAAAAGAAAAATatcattagaattttttttttttttggatcaaacCGGATAACCCATTCTTGCACTTCTTATGTTCATTTCCACAATATGTATTGCTTTTCTCCTCCCGACAGGCTCTGGCCAGATCCAGCTGTGGCAGTTCCTCCTGGAGCTCCTCACCGACAGCGGCAATGCCGGCTGCATCACCTGGGAGGGGACCAATGGAGAGTTCAAGATGACGGACCCGGACGAGGTGGCGAGACGCTGGGGGGAGAGGAAGAGCAAACCCAACATGAACTACGACAAGCTGAGCCGCGCCCTGCGCTACTACTACGACAAGAACATCATGACCAAGGTGCACGGCAAGCGCTACGCCTACAAGTTCGACTTCCAGGGCATCTCGCAGGCGCATCAGAGCCACAACAATGACCAAAGCGTCTTCAAGTACCAGCCTGAGGTGCAGTACGTGCAGCCGTACCACAACCACCAACAGAAAATGAACTTCATGGGGTCCCACGGCTCCCCTATGCCTGTCACCTCAGGAAGCTTTTTCGGGTCTCCTTCCCCCTATTGGAACTCAACTACAGGATCCATCTACCCCAATCCTGGGGTTCCCAGACACCCAGGCACTCACGTCTCCTCTCACCTGGGCCCCTTTTACTGAGCGTCCCGCAGACAGACTCTCAACCAGGGACTGCTTTTGGGTAGGAAAGGCTCATACACTTGGGATGCCTTTGACAAGTGCAGAATGCTGTTCTGGGTCTGAATACTCAGCACAgcaaaacaaattattacatgtGCTGTTATGCTACTGAAAAGCGTAAATGGACTGGCTAACCAAGTACTGTGCGCAGTATGTATGTAGACAGACTTCTAATCCTATGAACTGTAAATTGTCAGTGGACGCCTCCTGTTACTGTGCTTATGGACAATCATTCTGGATTTTTTTCATGTCAGCATAGCGTATGTATAGTCTCACGTGAGCTCCAGAGAGCAATTCTGCATGGGTTGTATGGGATAATTAGAAAGGGCTTTCATATATCCCAAGGAATTAAGAAGAATCCGTTTTTGAGACTTTTGTTAGTCAGTGGGAAAAGTAACTTGtatctttgttgtgtttttttcagtacaaaatgtttttattacaaaatacTGTCTTTTATGTAGAGGA encodes the following:
- the LOC117434168 gene encoding Friend leukemia integration 1 transcription factor-like isoform X5, with translation MKTDMTSEGDFSQGSKESPEAVEQDWLHQGGRATIKRENEHVNGSRESPVDCSVTKRNRIVNNAEANHLGYQTSYQEQRNPPQTNTPSSTTEEKRVIVPADPGVWTQEHVKQWVEWAIKEYGLADVDVSRFHNIDGKELCKLNKDDFMRMLSEYNTDILLSHLNYLRQSSPTFSYPPTPPITQQQPRIQVKTENTYEEIRRSSWVAPINSVQKGSPTQIHPTSRVTDPPPRIVPDPYQVLGPTISRLANPATVDDASFSLGRDYSHDPRTLLHIHRREGSGQIQLWQFLLELLTDSGNAGCITWEGTNGEFKMTDPDEVARRWGERKSKPNMNYDKLSRALRYYYDKNIMTKVHGKRYAYKFDFQGISQAHQSHNNDQSVFKYQPEVQYVQPYHNHQQKMNFMGSHGSPMPVTSGSFFGSPSPYWNSTTGSIYPNPGVPRHPGTHVSSHLGPFY
- the LOC117434168 gene encoding retroviral integration site protein Fli-1 homolog isoform X3; its protein translation is MDCTIKEALSVVSEDPSIFDSSYGSSHLMKTDMTSEGDFSQGSKESPEAVEQDWLHQGGRATIKRENEHVNGSRESPVDCSVTKRNRIVNNAEANHLGYQTSYQEQRNPPQTNTPSSTTEEKRVIVPADPGVWTQEHVKQWVEWAIKEYGLADVDVSRFHNIDGKELCKLNKDDFMRMLSEYNTDILLSHLNYLRQSSPTFSYPPTPPITQQQPRIQVKTENTYEEIRRSSWVAPINSVQKGSPTQIHPTSRVTDPPPRIVPATVDDASFSLGRDYSHDPRTLLHIHRREGSGQIQLWQFLLELLTDSGNAGCITWEGTNGEFKMTDPDEVARRWGERKSKPNMNYDKLSRALRYYYDKNIMTKVHGKRYAYKFDFQGISQAHQSHNNDQSVFKYQPEVQYVQPYHNHQQKMNFMGSHGSPMPVTSGSFFGSPSPYWNSTTGSIYPNPGVPRHPGTHVSSHLGPFY
- the LOC117434168 gene encoding retroviral integration site protein Fli-1 homolog isoform X2, yielding MREALSVVSEDPSIFDSSYGSSHLMKTDMTSEGDFSQGSKESPEAVEQDWLHQGGRATIKRENEHVNGSRESPVDCSVTKRNRIVNNAEANHLGYQTSYQEQRNPPQTNTPSSTTEEKRVIVPADPGVWTQEHVKQWVEWAIKEYGLADVDVSRFHNIDGKELCKLNKDDFMRMLSEYNTDILLSHLNYLRQSSPTFSYPPTPPITQQQPRIQVKTENTYEEIRRSSWVAPINSVQKGSPTQIHPTSRVTDPPPRIVPDPYQVLGPTISRLANPATVDDASFSLGRDYSHDPRTLLHIHRREGSGQIQLWQFLLELLTDSGNAGCITWEGTNGEFKMTDPDEVARRWGERKSKPNMNYDKLSRALRYYYDKNIMTKVHGKRYAYKFDFQGISQAHQSHNNDQSVFKYQPEVQYVQPYHNHQQKMNFMGSHGSPMPVTSGSFFGSPSPYWNSTTGSIYPNPGVPRHPGTHVSSHLGPFY
- the LOC117434168 gene encoding retroviral integration site protein Fli-1 homolog isoform X1 → MDCTIKEALSVVSEDPSIFDSSYGSSHLMKTDMTSEGDFSQGSKESPEAVEQDWLHQGGRATIKRENEHVNGSRESPVDCSVTKRNRIVNNAEANHLGYQTSYQEQRNPPQTNTPSSTTEEKRVIVPADPGVWTQEHVKQWVEWAIKEYGLADVDVSRFHNIDGKELCKLNKDDFMRMLSEYNTDILLSHLNYLRQSSPTFSYPPTPPITQQQPRIQVKTENTYEEIRRSSWVAPINSVQKGSPTQIHPTSRVTDPPPRIVPDPYQVLGPTISRLANPATVDDASFSLGRDYSHDPRTLLHIHRREGSGQIQLWQFLLELLTDSGNAGCITWEGTNGEFKMTDPDEVARRWGERKSKPNMNYDKLSRALRYYYDKNIMTKVHGKRYAYKFDFQGISQAHQSHNNDQSVFKYQPEVQYVQPYHNHQQKMNFMGSHGSPMPVTSGSFFGSPSPYWNSTTGSIYPNPGVPRHPGTHVSSHLGPFY
- the LOC117434168 gene encoding retroviral integration site protein Fli-1 homolog isoform X4, yielding MDCTIKEALSVVSEDPSIFDSSYGSSHLMKTDMTSEGDFSQGSKESPEAVEQDWLHQGGRATIKRENEHVNGSRESPVDCSVTKRNRIVNNAEANHLGYQTSYQEQRNPPQTNTPSSTTEEKRVIVPADPGVWTQEHVKQWVEWAIKEYGLADVDVSRFHNIDGKELCKLNKDDFMRMLSEYNTDILLSHLNYLRQSSPTFSYPPTPPITQQQPRIQVKTENTYEEIRRSSWVAPINSVQKGSPTQIHPTSRVTDPPPRIVPDPYQVLGPTISRLANPGSGQIQLWQFLLELLTDSGNAGCITWEGTNGEFKMTDPDEVARRWGERKSKPNMNYDKLSRALRYYYDKNIMTKVHGKRYAYKFDFQGISQAHQSHNNDQSVFKYQPEVQYVQPYHNHQQKMNFMGSHGSPMPVTSGSFFGSPSPYWNSTTGSIYPNPGVPRHPGTHVSSHLGPFY